Proteins encoded in a region of the Longimicrobiaceae bacterium genome:
- a CDS encoding LysM peptidoglycan-binding domain-containing protein translates to MALAKATITPEDESPITVLFNPTQYSLDKAVTLSEVAIPGLGAPILQYVRGNGRTLSMDLFFDTYEKGTDVRKHTGKVYGLLDIRGPLHRPPICTFAWGSFSLRCVLERVGGRFTLFLPDGTPVRATLSVSFKEFVDVEVLVRETPTESADHVKTYTVKRGDTLSSIAAAEYGDPARWRPIATANGITDPLSLRPGLVLALPALA, encoded by the coding sequence ATGGCGCTCGCGAAAGCCACCATCACGCCCGAGGACGAGTCGCCGATCACCGTCCTCTTCAACCCCACGCAGTACTCGCTGGACAAGGCGGTCACGCTCAGCGAGGTCGCCATCCCCGGCCTGGGCGCGCCCATCCTCCAGTACGTGCGCGGCAACGGGCGCACGCTGTCGATGGACCTGTTCTTCGACACGTACGAGAAGGGCACCGACGTCCGGAAGCACACGGGCAAGGTCTACGGGCTGCTGGACATACGCGGCCCGCTGCACCGCCCGCCCATCTGCACCTTCGCGTGGGGCAGCTTCAGCCTGCGGTGCGTGCTGGAGCGCGTGGGCGGGCGGTTCACGCTCTTCCTGCCGGACGGAACGCCGGTGCGCGCCACGCTGAGCGTGAGCTTCAAGGAGTTCGTGGACGTGGAGGTGCTGGTTCGCGAGACGCCTACCGAGAGCGCCGACCACGTGAAGACGTACACGGTGAAGCGCGGCGACACGCTGAGCAGCATCGCGGCGGCGGAGTACGGCGACCCGGCGCGCTGGCGGCCCATCGCCACCGCCAACGGCATCACCGACCCGCT